In the genome of candidate division KSB1 bacterium, one region contains:
- a CDS encoding insulinase family protein: MERARTAKIGFACLLALIWMGALLRAQELNLEDQVIEHTLDNGLRILMVERHEVPRVVCHIYYRVGSVNERPGITGISHFHEHMMFKGTRTIGVTDFEADDALNRQIDSLYQLIYREKYWKRDGDQAKIRQWEAQADSLMKYEKRYIIKDDLWETYMKNGGTGLNASTGQEITGYYVTLPSNKVELQMWLESDRMLHPYFREFYSEKEVVREERRLSENSPGYFFREQLEATFWAASPYAWSVIGWDADLQKVTKQDMIEYNRRYYVPNNAVAVYVGDINPQEIIALAEKYFGRVPRGPDPEPVRTTEPKQYCEKRVIGEAEAPPSVTIMYHVPPAGHPDDEVFRVISGLMNGTTGRLYKKLVKEKGIAVEASAGGGGMMYDGQYSFRGRPKSEAGHTPDELEQALYEEIELLKTEPVSEHELQKVKNQAEANFIQSLRSTYALAARLGRAELGLGWRDLQQSLQRMKAVTADDIMRVANTYFTKDNRTVGLLYRTARPAPGKRPSSS, encoded by the coding sequence AGAGCGCCACGAGGTGCCGCGCGTTGTCTGCCACATCTACTACCGCGTGGGCTCGGTCAACGAGCGGCCCGGAATCACTGGCATCTCTCACTTTCACGAGCACATGATGTTCAAAGGCACGCGGACCATCGGCGTGACCGATTTCGAAGCCGACGATGCCCTGAACCGCCAGATCGACAGCCTTTACCAGCTCATTTATCGCGAGAAGTACTGGAAGCGCGACGGTGACCAGGCCAAGATCAGACAGTGGGAGGCGCAGGCCGACAGCCTGATGAAGTACGAGAAGCGCTACATCATCAAAGACGACCTATGGGAGACGTACATGAAGAACGGCGGCACCGGCCTCAATGCCTCTACCGGGCAGGAGATCACCGGATACTACGTCACCCTCCCCTCCAACAAGGTGGAGCTGCAAATGTGGTTAGAGTCCGACCGCATGCTCCATCCTTATTTCCGCGAGTTCTATTCCGAGAAAGAGGTAGTGCGCGAGGAGAGGCGCCTGAGCGAGAATAGCCCGGGCTACTTTTTCCGGGAGCAGCTTGAAGCGACCTTCTGGGCAGCCTCCCCGTACGCATGGAGCGTGATCGGCTGGGATGCTGACCTCCAGAAGGTCACCAAGCAGGACATGATCGAGTATAACCGCCGCTACTATGTGCCCAACAATGCGGTCGCGGTGTACGTGGGCGACATCAATCCGCAGGAGATCATCGCGCTGGCGGAAAAGTACTTTGGCCGGGTGCCCCGCGGCCCGGACCCGGAGCCAGTCCGAACCACCGAGCCCAAGCAGTACTGCGAAAAGCGCGTGATCGGCGAGGCGGAGGCCCCTCCCTCCGTGACCATCATGTACCACGTGCCACCTGCGGGCCACCCTGACGATGAAGTGTTTCGCGTCATCAGCGGCCTGATGAACGGGACTACGGGTCGGCTGTACAAGAAACTGGTGAAGGAGAAGGGCATCGCCGTGGAGGCCTCCGCCGGCGGCGGAGGAATGATGTACGACGGCCAGTACTCCTTCCGCGGGCGTCCCAAGTCCGAGGCCGGGCACACGCCAGATGAACTGGAGCAGGCCCTGTACGAGGAGATCGAGCTATTGAAGACTGAACCGGTCTCTGAGCATGAGCTGCAGAAAGTCAAGAATCAGGCGGAGGCTAATTTCATTCAAAGCCTGCGTTCCACGTACGCCCTGGCCGCTCGCCTAGGCCGGGCCGAGCTTGGCTTGGGGTGGCGCGATCTCCAGCAGTCGCTGCAGCGCATGAAGGCTGTGACCGCCGACGACATCATGCGCGTGGCGAACACCTACTTCACCAAGGACAACCGGACAGTAGGTCTCCTCTACCGTACGGCTCGTCCCGCACCGGGCAAGCGCCCTAGCTCATCGTAG
- a CDS encoding insulinase family protein — MRTLPMILLAVAVVASTATIFAQIPDHPRQLSFSPLTFAPPKAKDYRVVLSNGMVVYIAEDHTLPTVDIRATVRTGSLYDPKGKEGLARMAGDVLRTGGTKNISGDELDERLAFLGASIGSGITSTSGSASMSCLARHTDEVLGLFADMLMNPAFAEDKIRLWKDQAIEALKTKNDQPRAVLEREFRKLLYGDHPLVWEETKTSLERITREDLLQFHRAYYAPNNIILAVAGDFQRQEMLQKLEKAFAGWQPRQVKLPPVPEIKVKNRPGVFMIQKQINQGYVNVGHFGIKDTNPDVFAINVMNFILGGGSFTSRITSKVRSDEGLAYNTGSRFANEHLFPGAFYGYVQTKSPTVYYAISLILREFERIRKEPVTDQEMETAKNYFLDSFPDRFSTAIGTMSTFASLEYDGFPLDYYDTYCDKIRAVTKEDVMRVAKKYIKPHEMTIMVVGDIEACRKGYDKHPGTLDQLGKVTVLELKNPLTGM, encoded by the coding sequence ATGCGAACACTGCCTATGATTCTCCTGGCGGTGGCCGTGGTGGCGAGCACCGCGACCATTTTCGCCCAGATTCCCGATCATCCGAGACAACTTTCGTTTAGCCCACTGACTTTTGCGCCGCCCAAGGCAAAGGACTATCGGGTGGTCCTCTCCAACGGCATGGTGGTTTACATTGCGGAGGATCACACCTTGCCCACTGTTGACATACGCGCCACCGTGCGCACCGGCAGCCTCTATGACCCCAAAGGTAAGGAGGGGCTTGCGCGCATGGCCGGCGACGTGCTCCGCACCGGCGGCACCAAGAACATCAGCGGCGACGAGCTGGATGAGCGCCTCGCGTTTCTTGGCGCCTCCATAGGTAGTGGTATCACTTCAACCTCGGGCAGTGCCTCCATGTCCTGCCTGGCGCGCCACACCGACGAAGTGCTAGGGCTCTTTGCCGATATGCTCATGAATCCCGCGTTCGCCGAAGACAAGATCCGCCTCTGGAAAGATCAGGCCATCGAAGCCCTGAAGACCAAGAACGATCAGCCGCGCGCCGTGTTGGAACGGGAGTTCCGCAAGCTGCTCTATGGCGACCACCCCCTAGTGTGGGAGGAAACCAAAACGTCCTTGGAACGCATCACCCGCGAGGATCTTCTGCAGTTCCACCGCGCCTACTATGCGCCCAACAACATCATCCTGGCCGTAGCCGGCGACTTTCAGCGCCAGGAGATGCTGCAAAAGCTAGAAAAGGCGTTCGCCGGGTGGCAACCCCGCCAGGTGAAACTGCCCCCGGTGCCTGAGATCAAAGTGAAGAACCGCCCCGGCGTGTTTATGATCCAAAAGCAGATCAACCAGGGCTACGTCAACGTCGGGCACTTTGGCATTAAGGACACCAACCCGGACGTTTTTGCCATCAACGTGATGAACTTTATCCTTGGCGGAGGAAGTTTCACTTCCCGCATCACCAGCAAGGTGCGCTCAGACGAAGGGCTTGCCTACAACACCGGCTCGCGCTTTGCGAACGAGCATCTGTTTCCGGGCGCCTTCTACGGCTATGTCCAGACCAAATCCCCAACGGTCTACTATGCCATTTCGCTCATCCTAAGGGAGTTCGAACGCATTCGCAAAGAACCAGTGACAGATCAGGAGATGGAGACGGCGAAAAACTATTTCCTGGACAGCTTCCCGGACCGGTTCTCCACCGCCATCGGCACCATGAGCACCTTTGCCTCGCTGGAGTACGACGGCTTCCCGCTTGATTACTACGACACCTACTGCGACAAGATACGGGCGGTGACCAAAGAGGACGTGATGCGAGTGGCGAAGAAATACATCAAGCCACACGAGATGACCATTATGGTGGTGGGTGACATTGAGGCGTGTCGGAAGGGGTACGACAAGCATCCAGGTACGCTGGACCAGCTTGGCAAGGTCACCGTGCTCGAGCTTAAGAACCCGCTGACGGGAATGTAG
- the nhaC gene encoding Na+/H+ antiporter NhaC, giving the protein MESFANGENDSTKKPGLFVALLPIVAMMTLLIVGYGVYKIVPQVLLIAAAFITGVLGLILGFRWEDMQRGIVESIHKALPAMLIMICVGIIIGAWIAAGTIPMIIYYGLKLVSPRFFLVTACLVCSLTSLATGTSWGIIGTLGVAFMGIAMAQGIPPGPAAGAVVAGAYFGDKMSPFSDVTNLAPAVAASNLFDHIKHMLYSAVPAWLIGFLVYLVVGLRYGTATTESETVRLIMETLRQNFRFHVLLLLPLVVVFYFAAAKKPVLPGMLFSALIAGALAVVFQGATIPEVARAMDTGYKAATGVAEVDRLLSRGGMMSMMSVQLVAFTAFSFGGIMQRTGLLQAIFERIKGLTARVGSLVATTVVSSILTAMVTGSSYLSMIVPAELLAPVYRQRGLAAKNLSRIVEECGAIIVPLIPWSMAGVYVTGTIGVSPFQYLPWAVQNYAAVLILLVFGFTGFTMAPKVREDETQVGS; this is encoded by the coding sequence ATGGAAAGTTTTGCAAACGGAGAAAACGACTCTACCAAGAAGCCAGGGCTCTTCGTGGCTTTGCTCCCCATCGTGGCGATGATGACGCTGCTGATCGTCGGCTACGGGGTGTACAAGATCGTGCCGCAGGTGTTGCTCATCGCAGCAGCCTTCATCACCGGCGTGCTTGGTCTGATTTTGGGCTTTCGCTGGGAGGACATGCAGAGGGGCATTGTGGAAAGCATTCACAAGGCCCTCCCCGCCATGCTCATCATGATCTGCGTGGGCATCATCATCGGCGCCTGGATCGCCGCTGGCACGATCCCGATGATCATCTACTACGGCCTGAAGCTCGTTTCGCCCCGGTTCTTCCTGGTCACTGCGTGCCTCGTCTGCAGTCTGACCTCTCTTGCCACCGGCACCTCCTGGGGCATCATCGGCACCTTAGGTGTGGCGTTCATGGGCATTGCCATGGCGCAAGGGATACCCCCGGGGCCGGCTGCCGGGGCCGTGGTGGCGGGCGCCTACTTTGGCGACAAGATGTCCCCCTTTTCCGACGTCACCAACCTGGCACCGGCGGTGGCTGCATCAAACCTCTTTGACCACATCAAGCACATGCTCTACTCCGCGGTGCCGGCGTGGTTGATTGGCTTTTTGGTCTACCTTGTCGTCGGCCTGCGCTACGGCACCGCAACCACCGAGTCGGAGACAGTGCGCCTAATCATGGAAACGCTCCGCCAAAACTTCCGTTTTCACGTTCTCTTGCTGTTGCCCCTGGTAGTGGTGTTCTATTTTGCCGCGGCGAAGAAACCGGTCCTCCCAGGGATGCTTTTCTCGGCCCTCATCGCAGGAGCGCTGGCGGTGGTATTCCAGGGCGCGACAATACCGGAAGTGGCTCGTGCGATGGATACCGGATACAAGGCGGCGACAGGGGTAGCTGAGGTAGACAGGCTGCTCTCCCGTGGGGGGATGATGAGCATGATGAGTGTGCAATTGGTGGCCTTTACCGCGTTCAGCTTTGGCGGCATCATGCAGCGCACCGGGCTCTTGCAGGCCATTTTTGAGCGCATCAAAGGGCTCACCGCACGCGTGGGCAGCTTGGTAGCCACTACGGTGGTCAGTTCCATCCTGACTGCGATGGTCACCGGCAGCTCCTACCTGTCGATGATCGTACCGGCGGAACTGCTGGCCCCAGTCTACCGGCAGAGAGGTTTGGCGGCGAAAAACCTCTCCCGCATCGTAGAGGAGTGCGGGGCGATCATTGTGCCCCTCATCCCTTGGAGCATGGCGGGGGTTTACGTGACCGGCACCATTGGGGTGTCACCTTTTCAGTACCTGCCGTGGGCGGTGCAGAACTATGCGGCGGTGCTGATCCTGCTTGTGTTTGGTTTCACGGGCTTTACAATGGCACCAAAGGTGCGGGAGGACGAAACGCAGGTGGGGAGCTGA
- a CDS encoding cobalamin B12-binding domain-containing protein: MRQKSIVAAAIGDCVHVAGVLSFLRIAEHYGYRTHFLGAAVDVDRLEREIERLRPDMVALSYRLTPETLVPLLARVRAMVEAHHWQDKVWLFGGTPPAAEVARQSGLFTVTFGDATRPQVEAFFARRATEAQPSGPPPQTLMARITAAAPLPLLRHHFGLPSLEATVAGARQLALSGAIDVLSIGPDQNAQACFFRPQEMRPELDGAGGVPLRSPADLRAIYEATRCGNFPLVRCYSGTRDLVRWAEMLAETINVAWGAVPLFWYNVLDGRSNRLLPDAIHENQQAMRWYASRGIPLEVNEAHHWSLREAPDTVAVAAAFLAAYNAKRMGARHYVAQFMFNTPARTSAPMDLAKMQAKVALIESLHDDGFVSVRQTRTGLASMSAAADVAKGQLAASTFYQLALEPHIVHVVAYCEGDHAATPAEIIESAGIVRGVIQNRTLGPLPMTEHPLIRARTEELVDEARLLLEAVRALPAQHVDDPWTDPDTLARAVQMGLLDAPHLCGNPHAAGKVATQMKNGACVAVDPKTGEVLKEKERLALLRS; the protein is encoded by the coding sequence GTGAGGCAGAAGTCAATTGTTGCCGCGGCCATCGGCGACTGCGTCCACGTTGCCGGCGTGCTGTCGTTCCTCCGCATTGCCGAGCACTATGGCTATCGGACACATTTTCTTGGGGCTGCGGTGGACGTGGATCGGCTGGAACGCGAGATCGAACGGCTGCGGCCGGATATGGTGGCCTTGAGCTACCGCCTGACACCAGAGACCTTGGTCCCGCTGTTGGCCCGAGTGCGCGCGATGGTGGAGGCCCATCACTGGCAGGACAAGGTGTGGTTGTTCGGGGGTACGCCCCCCGCGGCAGAGGTGGCCCGGCAAAGCGGATTGTTCACGGTCACGTTCGGCGATGCCACCCGTCCGCAGGTGGAGGCCTTTTTCGCCCGAAGGGCAACAGAAGCGCAGCCTTCCGGCCCGCCACCCCAGACCCTCATGGCCCGCATTACCGCCGCGGCCCCCCTGCCGCTCTTGCGCCATCACTTCGGCCTGCCGAGTCTGGAAGCAACCGTTGCAGGAGCGCGTCAACTTGCGTTGTCGGGGGCCATCGACGTGCTTTCCATCGGACCGGACCAGAACGCGCAGGCGTGCTTCTTCCGCCCGCAGGAGATGCGGCCGGAGCTTGACGGCGCAGGCGGGGTTCCACTACGCTCGCCAGCTGACCTGCGGGCCATCTATGAGGCCACCCGCTGCGGCAACTTTCCTCTGGTGCGCTGCTACTCAGGCACGCGCGACCTGGTGCGGTGGGCGGAGATGTTGGCCGAGACCATCAACGTGGCGTGGGGTGCGGTACCGCTTTTCTGGTACAACGTCCTTGACGGCCGCTCCAACCGGCTTCTTCCCGATGCCATCCATGAGAATCAGCAGGCCATGCGCTGGTATGCCAGCCGCGGCATCCCTCTTGAGGTAAACGAGGCCCACCACTGGAGTCTGCGCGAAGCACCTGACACGGTGGCGGTGGCCGCGGCTTTCCTTGCCGCTTACAATGCCAAGCGCATGGGGGCTCGCCATTACGTGGCGCAGTTCATGTTCAACACGCCGGCGCGCACCTCCGCGCCCATGGACCTGGCCAAGATGCAGGCCAAGGTCGCCCTGATCGAATCACTGCACGACGATGGATTTGTGAGCGTGCGCCAGACGCGCACCGGCCTGGCCAGCATGAGCGCCGCAGCCGACGTAGCAAAGGGGCAGCTCGCTGCTTCAACCTTCTACCAGCTGGCCCTGGAGCCGCACATTGTGCATGTGGTTGCATATTGTGAAGGGGACCATGCCGCCACGCCCGCCGAGATCATAGAGAGCGCCGGCATCGTGAGGGGGGTGATCCAGAATCGCACGCTGGGCCCCCTCCCAATGACCGAACACCCCCTGATCCGGGCAAGGACGGAGGAGCTTGTTGACGAGGCCAGGCTCTTGCTGGAGGCGGTGCGGGCGCTCCCCGCGCAGCACGTAGACGATCCTTGGACCGACCCCGACACCCTGGCGCGCGCGGTGCAGATGGGGCTTCTGGATGCCCCGCACCTGTGCGGCAATCCGCACGCCGCGGGCAAAGTGGCCACGCAGATGAAGAACGGCGCCTGCGTGGCCGTTGACCCGAAGACAGGGGAGGTACTGAAGGAGAAGGAAAGGCTCGCCCTCCTGCGCTCTTGA